The window CCAGTCGATCGCGGTCTCCGCGCTGGCTCTGGCCAACCAGTCGCAGCAGAGCGTTCTGCAGCTGCTCCGCTAAGCGTAGGCGCGACAGACAACGACTATCGAGGCGGCGGAGGAAACTCCGCCGCCTTTGTTTTTGGGTTCGCTTAACCATGCGACCGGTTTCAACCCATAGGCGATCACGTCTTGATGCAGGTGGATGTCGTGGCCGCCAGCGTTTCGCTGGATTTGACGACCCCTCGATCTCATTTCGTTCAAATTGCGACGACAGGTGGAACGGGCTCTTTCCCGTCCGGGTGGTAAGGGCTGTTCTTGTGAAACTGGCCGCGATGTCGTGATGCATCGTCCTTGAACGGCTTCATCGTCCGTATTTGCACGGACGACGAAATTAACGTCGCCGTGAAGCCGGCCAAGTTATCGATGCGAGGCGTGCGTTCCGTAGCACCTTGAGGGGACCGTTTCATGGACGATCTGTTGCGCGAGTTCCTGACGGAGAGCAGCGAGAGCCTGGATACGGTCGACAACCAGCTGGTGCAGTTCGAGCAGGATCCGAACAACGCGAAGATCCTGGATAACATTTTCCGGCTTGTGCACACGATCAAGGGGACCTGCGGCTTCCTCGGGCTGCCGCGGCTGGAAGCGCTGGCGCATGCCGGCGAGACCCTGATGGGCAAATTCCGTGACGGCATGCCGGTGAAGGCGGAAGCCGTGACGCTGATCCTGTCCTCGATCGACCGCATCAAGGAGATCCTTGGCGGGCTCGAGGCGACCGAGGCCGAGCCCGAGGGCAACGACCGCGACCTGATCGATCAGCTCGAAGCGATGGTCGAGCACGGCATGGCCGCTATGGCAGCTGGCGAAGAAGCGGTGCCTGTCGTTGACGCCCCGTCGGTGCAACCGGCCATGACCGAAGGCACGCTGGTGGTGCAGACGCTGGAGCGCCCGCTGCGCCCGGGTGAGGTCTCGCTCGACGAACTCGCGCGCGCCTTCCGCGAGACCGAGATCGAAGTCCCAGCACCCGCGCCTGTCCCGGTCGCGAAGCCCGCAGCGCCCGCAGCCGAGCCGGCTGAAGCTGCAAAGAAGCCGGCCCGCAAGGCCGCCACCGAGGATGTCCAGGAAGGCGACAAGATCGCCAACCAGTCGATCCGGGTCAATGTCGATACCCTCGAACACCTCATGACCATGGTCTCCGAGCTGGTGCTGACCCGCAACCAGCTGCTCGAGATCAGTCGCCGCAACGAGGACACCGAGTTCAAGGTGCCGCTGCAGCGGCTCTCCAACGTCACCGCCGAGCTGCAGGAGGGCGTCATGAAGACGCGCATGCAGCCGATCGGCAATGCCTGGCAGAAGCTGCCGCGCATCGTCCGCGATCTCTCCGGCGAACTCGGCAAGCAGATCGAGCTGGAGATGCACGGCGCCGACACCGAGCTCGACCGCCAGGTGCTCGACCTGATCAAGGATCCGTTGACGCACATGGTGCGCAACTCCGCCGATCACGGCCTGGAGACCACCGCCGAGCGGGTCGCCAGCGGCAAGCCCGAGCAGGGCACCATTCGCCTCAGCGCCTATCACGAGGGCGGCCACATCATCATCTGCATCGCCGACAATGGCCGCGGGCTCAACACCGAGCGGATCAAGGCCAAGGCGCTCCAGAACGGTCTCGTCACCGAGGCCGAACTGGAGAAGATGACCGAAGCCCAGATCCACAAGTTCATCTTCGCGCCGGGCTTCTCGACCGCCGCGCAGGTGACCTCGGTGTCCGGCCGCGGCGTCGGCATGGACGTGGTGCGCACCAATATCGACCAGATCGGCGGCACCATCGATATCAAGAGCGTGGCCGGCGAGGGCGCCTCGGTCACCATCAAGATCCCGCTGACCCTGGCGATCGTCTCCGCTCTGATCGTGGAAGCCGGCGGCGACCGGTTTGCCATTCCGCAGCTCTCGGTGGTCGAGCTGGTGCGGGCGCGCGCCAACTCCGAGCACCGCATCGAGCGGATCAAGGATACGGCAGTGCTGCGGCTGCGCAACAAGCTGCTGCCGCTGATCCATCTGAAGAAGCTGCTGAAGATCGACGACGGCGCCACCAGCGATGCCGAGAACGGCTTCATCGTGGTGACCCAGGTGGGCAGCCAGACCTTCGGCATCGTGGTCGACGGCGTGTTCCACACCGAGGAGATCGTGGTCAAGCCGATGTCGACCAAGCTGCGGCACATCGACATGTTCTCCGGCAACACCATTCTGGGCGATGGCGCGGTGATCATGATCATCGACCCCAATGGGATTGCCAAGGCGCTCGGCGCCTCCAGCGCGGCGGCCCATGACATGGCCGATGACAATGCCGCCGCGCATGCCTCGAGCGGCGAGCAGCTCACCTCGCTGCTGGTGTTCCGCGCCGGTTCGAGCCAGCCCAAGGCGGTGCCGCTCGGCCTCGTCACCCGGCTGGAGGAGATCGCAACCGACAAGATCGAGCTCTCGAACGGCCGCTACATGGTGCAGTACCGCGAGCAGCTGATGCCGCTGGTGCAGATGGCCGGGGTCGAGGTGCAGACCCAGGGGGCGCAGCCGATCCTGGTGTTCGCCGACGACGGCCGCTCGATGGGGCTCGTGGTCGACGAGATCATCGACATCGTCGAGGAGCGGCTCAACATCGAGGTCGCGGGCAGCCAGGACGGCATTCTGGGTTCGGCCGTGATCAAGGGCCAGGCCACCGAGGTGATCGACGTCGGCCACTTCCTCCCCATGGCGTTCGCCGACTGGTTCTCGCGCAAGGAGATGCGCCCGTCGGCCTCGGCGCAGTCGGTGCTGCTGGTCGACGACTCGGCGTTCTTCCGCAACATGCTGGCCCCGGTCTTGAAGGCTGCCGGCTACAAGGTGCGGACCGCGGGAGGCGCGCAGGAAGGGCTCGCGGCGTTGCGCTCGGGGCAGGCCTTCGACGTCGTGCTGACCGACATCGAGATGCCCGAGATGAACGGCTTTGAGTTCGCCGAGAACATCCGAAGCGACCACAACCTCGTCGGGCTGCCGATCATCGCGCTGTCGGCGATGGTGTCGCCGGCGGCGATCGAGCGCGGCCGCCAGGCCGGCTTCCATGACTATGTCGCCAAGTTTGATCGTCCCGGGCTGATCGCGGCGCTGAAAGAGCAGACCGCCGAGCTGCGCCGCGCCGCTTAAAGGAAACGAGAGTAATGACCAGCAAGACCGAGACCAGTGAAGGCGCAATGGCCGAATACGTCACCGCCGTGATCGGCGGGCAGCTGTTCGGCCTGCCGATCTCGCGGGTGCAGGACGTGTTCATGCCGGAGCGGCTGACGCGGGTGCCGCTGGCCTCCAGCGAGATCGCCGGTGTGCTCAACCTGCGTGGCCGCATCGTCACCGTGGTTGACATGCGGGCCCGGCTCGGCCTGCCGAAGGCCGACGACGGCAAGCCGCCGATGGCGGTCGGCGTCGACCAGCGCGGCGAATCCTATGGCCTGCTGATCGACCAGATCGGCGAGGTGCTGCGGCTGCCCGACGACAGCCGCCAGGACAATCCGGTCAACCTCGATCCCCGCATGGCCAGGCTCGCCGGCGGTGTTCACCGCCTCGACGGACAGCTCATGGTCGTCCTCGATGTCGATCGCGTGCTCGAACTGGTGCCAAAGACACTCGCTGCAGCGTAACGCTCCGCCGCGGAGACGGCGGACTCTACAAGGAGGCCAACATATGAAGACATGTCTTGTCGTCGACGATTCCGGTGTGGTGCGAAAGATCGCACGCCGCATCCTCGAAGGAATGGAATTCACCGTCATCGAAGCCGAGGACGGCGCGGTCGCGCTCGAAGCCTGCAAGCAGGCGCTGCCGGACGCGGTGCTGCTCGACTGGAACATGCCTGTGATGGACGGCTTCGAATTCCTCGTGCAGCTCCGGCGCATGGCGGGCGGGGACGTGCCGAAGGTGGTGTTCTGCACCACCGAGAACGGCATCGACCACATCTCGCGGGCGCTGCATGCCGGCGCCAACGAGTACATCATGAAGCCGTTCGACAAGGACATCGTGATCGCGAAATTCCAGGAAGTGGGTTTGCTGGCGCTCGATGCGTCGGCCGAAGCCTAATACCCAGTTTCACCCTTTGCCTTTGCGAGGCTCCCGTGACGCCCCCCGACTACGAGTATTTGCGTAAGCTTCTGAAGGACCATTCCGGTCTCGATCTGTCCGCGGACAAGCAATATCTGATCGAGAGCCGCCTGCTGCCGCTGGCCCGCAAATGCGGTCTGTCCGGCATTCCCGACCTGATCGCCAAGATCAGGGCCGGCTCATCGACGCACACCGTCCAGGTGGTCGAGGCCATGACCACCAACGAGACGTTCTTCTTCCGCGACAAGGTGCCGTTCGACCATTTCCGGGACACCATCATCCCCGAGGTCCTGAAGGCACGTGCCGCGCGCCGCAGCATCCGGATCTGGTGCGCCGCCGGCTCGACCGGTCAGGAGCCCTATTCGCTGGCGATGTGCCTCAAGGAGATGGGCGCGGCGCTTGCGGGATGGCGGGTCGAGGTCACAGCGACCGACCTGTCGCAGGAGGTGCTGGAGAAGTCGAAGGCCGGCATCTACAGCCAGTTCGAGGTGCAGCGCGGGCTGCCGATCCAGCTGCTGGTGAAGTATTTCAAGCAGTCGGGTGAATACTGGCAGATCAATCCCGAGTTGCGCGCGATGGTGCAGCATCGTCAGCTCAATTTGCTGCACGATTTCGCCCAGCTCGGCACGTTCGATGTGATCTTCTGCCGCAACGTGCTGATCTATTTCGATCAGGACACCAAGATCAACATCTTCAATCGGCTCGCCCGGTTGATGGAGGCCGACGGCTTCCTGGTGCTCGGCGCCGCCGAAACCGTGGTCGGCCTGACCGACACGTTCAAGCCGATTCCCGAACGGCGCGGCCTGTACCGGCCGAGCGGTGTGCGGCCAGCGCTTGCGATGCCGAGGCCTGCCATGGCGGTCGGATATTGAGCGATGACGGAGAACGGCAAATCCATTGAGCGTGTCACGTTCAGCCGGGGCGTCGATGTCTGCATCATGGCTATCGACGGCACCTGGCGGCGCGACTGCCAGCTCAATGCCATCTCCGACAATGACGCGGCGCTGACCGTCGAGGGTTCCATTCAGGGGCTCAACCTGAAGGAGTTTTTCCTCTTGCTGTCGTCGACCGGGCTCGCCTATCGCCGCTGCGAGCTGGTCCGCGTCAATGGCACCGAAATGGACGTCAGCTTCCTCAAGGGCAAGCCGAGCAAGCGGCGGTCCGGCTCCGACGAAGAGCGGGCCAGAGCCTGATTTCAAGAAGGCCTGACGTGAAGAAGGCCTGACCCGGCTGGACGGTCGATGCCTGCCGCCAATCCGAACGTGGAACGGATCGTCGCCTCGAGGGTTGGGGCGTCGTCGGCACAATCTGCGTGATGGCGCCGAATTCGGTGGCGGCCGGTCCGGCTGGTCAGTTCAGGAGGCGGGCCGGTGCCCCTGAATCGCGCAGCCAATCGAGCGCCGTGCCGAGGCCGGCGTCGCAGGCTTTCAGGGCCGTGGACGCCACGGCATAGCGCGGGGTGACGTCGTCAAGCACGAAGATGTCGGCGGCGGCGTCCTGCTCGGCCAGAAATGCCTCGCGTGCAATCGCCGCCTCGATCAGCCGCAGGCTCGCCTGGACATGGCCGATCAGCGCGACCAGGTCCGTCACGATCAGGCTGTAGGGATCGCTGCCCTCGTCCAGGCACACCGCAACGCCGTCCGCCGCTGCATTTTCCATGCATGTTTCTCCACTGTCCCCACTTTTAGGGACCGCGGTGCTACTTGTGCGTTAAGCGGACGTCCCGTACAAATACGGGTCCATTGATCGAGATGGTCGAGTTACTTCTTGTGCAGTCTGGGCAGCACGCTTCACCACTGATGGACGAGACATATGGTTGAGAATGGCGCTCCTCGCGGGGAAATCTTTGTAGTTGACGACGACCCCGCCGTTCGCGAGACGCTGTCCGTCGTCCTGTCGACCGCCGGCTACAAGGTGATCTGCTTTGCGGACGGCGCCGCGCTGCTCGCGGTGGCGCGCAGCCGGACGCCGGCCTGTATCCTGCTCGACGTGCATATCCCGGGCAAATCCGGCCTCGATATCCTGAAGGAGCTGCACGGCGAGGATTATCCGGCGCCGATCTTCATGATCTCCGGCCAGGGCGACATCACGATGGCGGTCAGCGCCATCAAGAACGGCGCGCTCGACTTCATCGAGAAGCCGTTCCGTGGCAACGAGATCGTCAGCCGCCTCAATGAGGCGATCGACGCCTATACCAGGCGCCAGGCCGAGACCTCGGCATCGCGCATCGCCTCGCTGCACTTTCCGGGGCGCGAGCCGCTCACCCGCCGCGAACGCGAGGTGCTCGAGCAGTTCACCGCGGGCGCCTCCAACAAGGAGGCCGGGCGTCACCTCGGGATCAGCCCGCGCACGATCGAGGATCACCGCGCCAACATCATGAAGAAGCTCGGCGCGCGCAACGCCGCCGATCTCGTCCGCATCGTGATGACGGCGCAGCAGAAGTAAGCCAGCGCCGGCCAAGCCCGGTTTACGCTCCGATTTGCACATCGCGGGGTTTGTGCGGCACACGGGCGGCGAACGGCACGTCTGCGCCGCGCGCGGGACGAGACGTCCGGAAATCCTGTATATGCGTGGCGCAGGGCATGCGTGCCGAGACCATGCGTGTGCGAGCAATGTCGAGACACGCGATATCGAAACACGCAATATCGAAGCATATGGCGCCAAGATGACCAAGAAGAACAAGACCCCGGATCAACTGCGCAGCGCGCGCTGGTTTGCGCCAGATGATCTCAGAGCCTTCGGCCATCGCTCGCGCGCGATGCAGATGGGCTACGCGCCGGAGGAATGGCGCGACCGGCCGGTGATCGCGATCATCAACACCTGGTCGGATGCGCAGCCCTGCCACATGCACTTCAAGAGCCGGGTCGACGACGTCAAGCGCGGCGTGCTGATGGCCGGCGGCTTTCCTCTCGAGCTGCCGGCGCTGTCGCTGTCGGAATCGCTGCTGAAACCGACCACGATGCTCTACCGCAACATGCTCGCGATGGATGCCGAGGAGCTGTTGCGCGGTCATCCGGTCGATGGCGTGGTGCTGATGGGCGGTTGCGACAAGACCACGCCCGGCCTGCTGCTCGGGGCCACCAGCATGAACCTGCCGGCGATCTATCTGCCGGCCGGACCGATGCTGCGCGGCAATTGGAAAGGCAAGACGCTCGGCTCCGGCTCGGATGCCTGGAAATACTGGGACGAGCGCCGCGCCGGCAAGATTTCCGACAAGGACTGGGTCGACATGGAGGCCGGCATCGCCCGCAGCTATGGCACCTGCATGACCATGGGCACGGCCTCGACCATGACCGCGATCGCGGAAGCCATCGGCATGACACTGCCCGGCGCTTCGTCGATTCCCGCGGCCGACGCCAACCATATCCGGATGAGCTCGGAAGCCGGCCGCCGCATCGTCGAGATGGTGTGGGAGGACCTCACCCCGCATAAGATCCAGACGCGAAGTGCGTTCGAGAACGCGATCACGGTCGCGATGGCGATGGGCTGCTCGACCAACGCCATCATTCACCTCATTGCGCAGGCGCGCCGCGCCGGCCAGGACATCTCGCTCGACGATTTCGAAGTTGCGAGCCGCAAGGTGCCTGTGATCGCCAATGTGCGGCCGAGCGGCGACCTCTATCTGATGGAGGATTTCTTCTATGCCGGCGGGCTGCCCGGCCTGATGAACCGGATCAAGCAGCATCTGCATCTCGACTGCATGACCGTCACGGGCAAGACGCTCGGCGAGAACATCGCAGGCGCGGAGGTCCACAACGACGACGTGATCCGCACCGTCGATAACCCGATCTACAAGGAGGGCGCGCTGGCGGTGCTGAAAGGCAATCTCGCGCCCGACGGCTGCGTCATCAAGCCGTCCGCTTGCGATCCGCGTTTCCTGAAGCACACCGGACCTGCGCTGGTGTTCGACGACTATCCCTCGATGAAGATGGCGGTCGATGACCCCGATCTCGACGTCACGGCCGATCACGTGCTGATCCTGCGCAATGCCGGCCCGCAGGGTGGGCCCGGCATGCCGGAATGGGGCATGCTGCCGATCCCGACCAAGCTCGTGAAGCAGGGCGTGCGCGACATGGTACGGCTGTCGGACGCGCGGATGAGCGGCACCAGCTACGGCGCCTGCATCCTGCATGTTTCACCGGAATCCTATATCGGCGGCCCGCTGGCGCTGGTGAGG of the Bradyrhizobium quebecense genome contains:
- a CDS encoding hybrid sensor histidine kinase/response regulator, which encodes MDDLLREFLTESSESLDTVDNQLVQFEQDPNNAKILDNIFRLVHTIKGTCGFLGLPRLEALAHAGETLMGKFRDGMPVKAEAVTLILSSIDRIKEILGGLEATEAEPEGNDRDLIDQLEAMVEHGMAAMAAGEEAVPVVDAPSVQPAMTEGTLVVQTLERPLRPGEVSLDELARAFRETEIEVPAPAPVPVAKPAAPAAEPAEAAKKPARKAATEDVQEGDKIANQSIRVNVDTLEHLMTMVSELVLTRNQLLEISRRNEDTEFKVPLQRLSNVTAELQEGVMKTRMQPIGNAWQKLPRIVRDLSGELGKQIELEMHGADTELDRQVLDLIKDPLTHMVRNSADHGLETTAERVASGKPEQGTIRLSAYHEGGHIIICIADNGRGLNTERIKAKALQNGLVTEAELEKMTEAQIHKFIFAPGFSTAAQVTSVSGRGVGMDVVRTNIDQIGGTIDIKSVAGEGASVTIKIPLTLAIVSALIVEAGGDRFAIPQLSVVELVRARANSEHRIERIKDTAVLRLRNKLLPLIHLKKLLKIDDGATSDAENGFIVVTQVGSQTFGIVVDGVFHTEEIVVKPMSTKLRHIDMFSGNTILGDGAVIMIIDPNGIAKALGASSAAAHDMADDNAAAHASSGEQLTSLLVFRAGSSQPKAVPLGLVTRLEEIATDKIELSNGRYMVQYREQLMPLVQMAGVEVQTQGAQPILVFADDGRSMGLVVDEIIDIVEERLNIEVAGSQDGILGSAVIKGQATEVIDVGHFLPMAFADWFSRKEMRPSASAQSVLLVDDSAFFRNMLAPVLKAAGYKVRTAGGAQEGLAALRSGQAFDVVLTDIEMPEMNGFEFAENIRSDHNLVGLPIIALSAMVSPAAIERGRQAGFHDYVAKFDRPGLIAALKEQTAELRRAA
- a CDS encoding CheR family methyltransferase, encoding MTPPDYEYLRKLLKDHSGLDLSADKQYLIESRLLPLARKCGLSGIPDLIAKIRAGSSTHTVQVVEAMTTNETFFFRDKVPFDHFRDTIIPEVLKARAARRSIRIWCAAGSTGQEPYSLAMCLKEMGAALAGWRVEVTATDLSQEVLEKSKAGIYSQFEVQRGLPIQLLVKYFKQSGEYWQINPELRAMVQHRQLNLLHDFAQLGTFDVIFCRNVLIYFDQDTKINIFNRLARLMEADGFLVLGAAETVVGLTDTFKPIPERRGLYRPSGVRPALAMPRPAMAVGY
- the araD gene encoding L-arabinonate dehydratase — protein: MTKKNKTPDQLRSARWFAPDDLRAFGHRSRAMQMGYAPEEWRDRPVIAIINTWSDAQPCHMHFKSRVDDVKRGVLMAGGFPLELPALSLSESLLKPTTMLYRNMLAMDAEELLRGHPVDGVVLMGGCDKTTPGLLLGATSMNLPAIYLPAGPMLRGNWKGKTLGSGSDAWKYWDERRAGKISDKDWVDMEAGIARSYGTCMTMGTASTMTAIAEAIGMTLPGASSIPAADANHIRMSSEAGRRIVEMVWEDLTPHKIQTRSAFENAITVAMAMGCSTNAIIHLIAQARRAGQDISLDDFEVASRKVPVIANVRPSGDLYLMEDFFYAGGLPGLMNRIKQHLHLDCMTVTGKTLGENIAGAEVHNDDVIRTVDNPIYKEGALAVLKGNLAPDGCVIKPSACDPRFLKHTGPALVFDDYPSMKMAVDDPDLDVTADHVLILRNAGPQGGPGMPEWGMLPIPTKLVKQGVRDMVRLSDARMSGTSYGACILHVSPESYIGGPLALVRNGDRITLDVAARTIDLDVPEAELAKRRAEWKQPEKRFERGYGWMFSKHIKQANEGCDFDFLETGFGKPVGEPSIY
- a CDS encoding PilZ domain-containing protein; the encoded protein is MTENGKSIERVTFSRGVDVCIMAIDGTWRRDCQLNAISDNDAALTVEGSIQGLNLKEFFLLLSSTGLAYRRCELVRVNGTEMDVSFLKGKPSKRRSGSDEERARA
- a CDS encoding chemotaxis protein CheW, giving the protein MTSKTETSEGAMAEYVTAVIGGQLFGLPISRVQDVFMPERLTRVPLASSEIAGVLNLRGRIVTVVDMRARLGLPKADDGKPPMAVGVDQRGESYGLLIDQIGEVLRLPDDSRQDNPVNLDPRMARLAGGVHRLDGQLMVVLDVDRVLELVPKTLAAA
- a CDS encoding response regulator; its protein translation is MKTCLVVDDSGVVRKIARRILEGMEFTVIEAEDGAVALEACKQALPDAVLLDWNMPVMDGFEFLVQLRRMAGGDVPKVVFCTTENGIDHISRALHAGANEYIMKPFDKDIVIAKFQEVGLLALDASAEA
- a CDS encoding response regulator transcription factor, translating into MVENGAPRGEIFVVDDDPAVRETLSVVLSTAGYKVICFADGAALLAVARSRTPACILLDVHIPGKSGLDILKELHGEDYPAPIFMISGQGDITMAVSAIKNGALDFIEKPFRGNEIVSRLNEAIDAYTRRQAETSASRIASLHFPGREPLTRREREVLEQFTAGASNKEAGRHLGISPRTIEDHRANIMKKLGARNAADLVRIVMTAQQK